Genomic DNA from Paracoccus aminophilus JCM 7686:
GATGGGCACGATCTCGACCAGCGGGATCACGCCTCTGGGCGCGGGCACCGGGCAATATAGCGGGCTTGGCGGCGAGGTCGTGGTCGTGCTTTTCATGCTGCCCGCGCTGTCGCGCCGGTTCTGGCCGGGCGGGGGCGAGCTGCGCGCAAGCGAGCTCTGGCGCGACGACCCAGAGCTGCGGCTGGCGGCTCTGGTGGTTCTCGGCGTGGCTTTCGTGCTGTTCGCGCGCCATTTCATCGGCGCAGTCGAGATCAGCCGCAACCAGCCGGAGGATCTGCGCTCGAGCTTCGACAGCGCGCTGGTCGCAGGCTGGGGCGGGCTTTTCAATGCGCTGAGCTATCTCACCACCACCGGCTGGAACTCGGGCTCTTGGCAGGGCGCGCGCAGTTGGTCGGGGCTGACCTCGCCGGGGCTGATCCTCGCGGGGCTGGCCATGATGGGCGGAGGGGTCGCGACGGCGGCGGGGGGCGTGAAGCTTTTGCGGATCTATGCGCTTCTTGCTCATGCCGAGCGCGAGATGGAAAAGCTGATCCATCCGAATTCCGTCGCGGGCGGGGGCCGGATGGCGCGGCGGCTGCGCACCGAGGGCGCGTTTCTCGCCTTCATCTTCTTCATGCTGTTCGCGATCTCGATTGCCGTGGTCGTCGCGCTGATCTCGCTGCAACGGATCGAGTTCGAAAGCGCGACCATTCTGGCGGTCTCGGCGCTCACGAACACCGGCCCGCTCGCCGGCGCGATCCCGCTGACGCCGACCTTCGAGGGCAGCGCGGGGGCTGCTGGCGCGCCTTGGGCGGGCTGGGCCGGGCTGCCGGATTTCACCAAGGCGGTGCTTGCGGGCGCGATGATTGTCGGGCGGATCGAGACACTTGCGATCCTCGCGCTCTTCAACCCCGAAATCTGGCGGCGTTGATTTGAGGTCACGCATTTTGTTTGACTGATACAGCCCGCCTTGCAAGGCTGGATTGGCTAACGTAGATGTTCACAAAACAAAACCAAGAATCCGGGAGGGTGTCATTCATGGCCGGTGACAAGCAAAATCTGCAAGACGCATTTCTGAACCATGTGCGCAAAGCCAAGGTTCCGGTCACGATCTTCCTGATCAACGGCGTCAAATTGCAGGGTGTCATCACCTGGTTTGACAATTTCTGTGTGCTTTTGCGTCGTGATGGCCAATCGCAACTGGTCTACAAACATGCGATCTCGACGATCATGCCGGGCCAGCCGATCAGCCTTTACGAAGGCGAGGACTGATTGTCCGACAATAACGAGACGCGGGCCCTGCCGACGCGGGCCTATGTCCTCCATCCCGATCTGGGAAATTCGCGCACCCGCCGCTCGCCCGAGCTTGCGCTTGAGGAGGCGGTGGCGCTGGCCCATGCTCTTCCCGCGATCACCGTCGAGGGGGCCGAGGTCGTTCGCCTGCGCACGCCCGAGGCCGGGATGCTCTTTTCCAAGGGCAAGCGCGAAGAGGTCGCCCAGCATCTGAAGGCCGTCGCCGATGGCGAAGGCGCAGAGCTGGTCCTGATCGACGGGCCGGTCACCCCGGTGCAGCAGCGCAATCTGGAAAAGGAATGGGGGGTCAAGATCCTTGACCGCACCGGCCTGATCCTCGAAATTTTCGCCGACCGCGCCCAGACCCGGGAAGGCGTCTTGCAGGTCGAGCTGGCCGCTTTGGCCTATCAGCGCACCCGGCTGGTCCGCGCCTGGACCCACCTCGAGCGTCAGCGCGGCGGGCTTGGCTTCGTCGGCGGCCCCGGCGAGACCCAGATCGAGGCCGACCGTCGCGCCATTGATGAGCAGATGACGCGCCTGCGCAGGCAGCTGGAAAAGGTCGTGCGCACGCGCGAGCTGCACCGGCGCTCGCGCGCGAAGGTGCCCTATCCAATCGTGGCGCTGGTTGGCTATACCAACGCCGGAAAATCGACACTGTTCAATAAGTTGACCGGGGCCGAGGTCGTGGCGAAAGATCAGCTTTTCGCGACGCTAGACCCGACGATGCGCCAGATGCGGCTGCCCTCGGGGCGCAGGGTGATCTTGTCGGATACGGTGGGTTTCATCTCGGATCTGCCGCACGAGCTGGTCGCGGCCTTCCGCGCCACGCTGGAAGAGGTGCTGGAAGCCGATCTGATCCTGCATGTCCGCGACATCAGCCATCCCGAGACCGAAGAGCAAGCGGGCGATGTCGGCGAGATCCTCGACGGGCTTGGCGTTGACGAGGATGTCGCGCTGATCGAGGTCTGGAACAAGATCGACGCACTCGGCCCCGAAACCCGCGCCGCGCTGTTGCGCACCGATGCGCGGACCGAAGGGGTGCAGGCGGTCAGCGCGCTCTCGGGCGAGGGGATCGACGCGCTGTTGCAAACGGTCGATAGCGTGCTGACCAAGGCGCTCGACGATCCGATCCATGACTCGGTGGTCGAGCTTTCGCATGGCGACGGCCGCCGCCGCGCCTGGCTGCATGAGCAAGGCGTGGTGACGAGCGAGCGCCCGACCGCAAGCGGCGTGCGGCTGCAAGTGCGCTGGACCGAGCGTCAGGAAAACACGTTTAACGCGCTTTGAAGGCGCGCCCTTTCGGGGGCGTGCTCAGGGCTGCCCGCGCGCAAGCTCATCCGCCCAAGGCGGATTGGCGCCACTGCGCGAGACGGTGAGCGCGGCGGCTTTGATGCCAAGCGTCAAAGCCGCGCGCAGGTTGGTCTCATTAAGCGCGATCTGACCCGGCGCGGCCCCCCTTCGCCCCAGCGCGCCCGACTGGCGGAGCGCGGCCAGCACGCCCGCATTGAACGTATCGCCCGCGCCAATCGTATCCGCGACCTCAACCGGCTGCGCGGGCAGGCTGAGACAGCCGCCCGCCCACCAGACCTCGGCCCCCGCCGCGCCGAGCGTGCGGAAGATCGCCTTCGGGCCTTTCGCCAGAAGCGAGGTCATCAGCTCTTCGGGGGGCGTATCGGGCCAGAGCCAGTCGATATCGTCCTGCGACAGTTTCACCAGATCCGCGAGCGCGATCAGCCGATCTAGTCTGGCGCGGTAGCTGGGTATTTCCGTGATGAAGAAA
This window encodes:
- a CDS encoding TrkH family potassium uptake protein; amino-acid sequence: MTILNRLPLLVILAGIGTALMLIPASYAAVLGQEKLADIFRMSALVLMVLIVVTGIASAAAPRGDTTRTLLLTVIGVMTILPALFAVPVMVALPDTGFFNAWWEMVSCLTTTGASLYSPDRVAEPLHLWRGIVGWMGGLFILASATAILAPLRIGGFELMSDAYGEDSRRQRAAARAGGRASGQSFSSSPAFNTELIDPVSRVLRIGKTVLPIYAVLTLALWIILLMLGDPGLVALMRAMGTISTSGITPLGAGTGQYSGLGGEVVVVLFMLPALSRRFWPGGGELRASELWRDDPELRLAALVVLGVAFVLFARHFIGAVEISRNQPEDLRSSFDSALVAGWGGLFNALSYLTTTGWNSGSWQGARSWSGLTSPGLILAGLAMMGGGVATAAGGVKLLRIYALLAHAEREMEKLIHPNSVAGGGRMARRLRTEGAFLAFIFFMLFAISIAVVVALISLQRIEFESATILAVSALTNTGPLAGAIPLTPTFEGSAGAAGAPWAGWAGLPDFTKAVLAGAMIVGRIETLAILALFNPEIWRR
- the hfq gene encoding RNA chaperone Hfq, translating into MAGDKQNLQDAFLNHVRKAKVPVTIFLINGVKLQGVITWFDNFCVLLRRDGQSQLVYKHAISTIMPGQPISLYEGED
- the hflX gene encoding GTPase HflX, producing MSDNNETRALPTRAYVLHPDLGNSRTRRSPELALEEAVALAHALPAITVEGAEVVRLRTPEAGMLFSKGKREEVAQHLKAVADGEGAELVLIDGPVTPVQQRNLEKEWGVKILDRTGLILEIFADRAQTREGVLQVELAALAYQRTRLVRAWTHLERQRGGLGFVGGPGETQIEADRRAIDEQMTRLRRQLEKVVRTRELHRRSRAKVPYPIVALVGYTNAGKSTLFNKLTGAEVVAKDQLFATLDPTMRQMRLPSGRRVILSDTVGFISDLPHELVAAFRATLEEVLEADLILHVRDISHPETEEQAGDVGEILDGLGVDEDVALIEVWNKIDALGPETRAALLRTDARTEGVQAVSALSGEGIDALLQTVDSVLTKALDDPIHDSVVELSHGDGRRRAWLHEQGVVTSERPTASGVRLQVRWTERQENTFNAL
- a CDS encoding carbohydrate kinase family protein, producing the protein MILCAGESLIDMVPSPTGFTPLPGGAVYNTAIALGRMAEPTAYLWPISTDPFGEALLAPLHTAGVETRLCPRTDRPTTLAFVTLTGTEARYSFYDEGSAGRLFAQSDLPVLPASTAALFIGGISLVPEPCGTTIETLAECAHALGIPVMIDPNIRPFFITEIPSYRARLDRLIALADLVKLSQDDIDWLWPDTPPEELMTSLLAKGPKAIFRTLGAAGAEVWWAGGCLSLPAQPVEVADTIGAGDTFNAGVLAALRQSGALGRRGAAPGQIALNETNLRAALTLGIKAAALTVSRSGANPPWADELARGQP